The bacterium genome contains the following window.
GCCGCCCAGCCTGGAGCAGGAGCCAAGACCGCATGAAGGAATCGGAACGCACAGCGAAGAGGATCGGCAAGACCGTCGGGAACCTCCCCCTCCCGGCCAGGGTCATGGGTCGAAACTGGATCAACGAAGTCATTCGCGGGATGACGAAGCGCGACCGACATCGGATCCTGCGTGCTGCCCTTCAGGCCTACATCGAAGCCGAAACGCTCAAGCCCTACCAGGCGGAGCTCATCAAGATGCAGGAGCACCTCGAGCAGAACGGCGGAAAGGTCATCATCCTCTTCGATGGCCGCGACGCCTCAGGCAAGGGTGGCACGATCCGACGCGTAACGCGGTACATGAATGAGAAGCACTACCGCACCGTGGCACTCGGAAGACCGACCGAACAGCAGCAGACCGAGCTGCATATGAAGCGCTACATCGAGCAATTTCCCCACGCTGGAGAGATCGTCCTCTTCGACCGGAGCTGGTACAACCGGGCCATGGTGGAGCCGGTGATGGGCTTCTGTACTCCCCGTCAGTACCGGGATTTCATACGAACCGTCAACGACTACGAAGAGAGTTTCGTAAGCGACGGCAAGACCACACTGATCAAGCTCTACTTCTCGGTCTCCAAGGACGAGCAGGCTCGGCGTTTTGCGAGAAGGCAGCACGATCCCTTGCGAGCGTGGAAGCTCAGCGAGGTGGACCTCCAGGCCCAGAACCTCTGGGGAAAGTTCACCAAGAAGAAGCTCGAACTCCTGGAAAAGACCCACACGAAACTCAATCCATGGTTTGTGATCCGATCGGACCAGAAGGCCCTCGCTCGCATCGAGACCATCAAGCTGATCCTGCGATCGGTCCCCTACAAGGGCCGGAGTCGAACCCTCGATTTCAAACCGAACGAAGATGTCGTCATTCCCGGCGACAAGGAGGCGAGGCAGATGCGCCGTGCGTACCGGCTCCATGGAAAAGTCGAGGGCTGACGAGACCCTCTCCAGTAGCTAGTGATATGATTCATAAATAAAGGGCACTATTGGACT
Protein-coding sequences here:
- a CDS encoding polyphosphate kinase 2 translates to MGRNWINEVIRGMTKRDRHRILRAALQAYIEAETLKPYQAELIKMQEHLEQNGGKVIILFDGRDASGKGGTIRRVTRYMNEKHYRTVALGRPTEQQQTELHMKRYIEQFPHAGEIVLFDRSWYNRAMVEPVMGFCTPRQYRDFIRTVNDYEESFVSDGKTTLIKLYFSVSKDEQARRFARRQHDPLRAWKLSEVDLQAQNLWGKFTKKKLELLEKTHTKLNPWFVIRSDQKALARIETIKLILRSVPYKGRSRTLDFKPNEDVVIPGDKEARQMRRAYRLHGKVEG